The DNA region CCGGCCAATCGAGCGGCAACGTCGCTGCCCGTGGAAGAGTACCGCTGTTCCGCAGCGAAGCCCGGTTCGTCTACGACCAGCTACCACGCGATCGTAGACGACCGAACTGTATGGTCTGCAAAGAAGACCTCGCTCGCGTCGATTCCAGATGGCGCAGCCAACACGATCATGCTGATCGAAGCCGATCTTGGCGCCGAGTGGGCCGAACCGCGGGACCTATCGTTCGTCGAAGCCGTTGATCTGTTGACGGGCGCAATCGAGTGGAGGTCGCACAGCAGCCACACTTGGGACCATAGTCTGTTCTATCACCCCGCGCCCGTGCTCCATGTGGTCTTTGCGGACGGACACATCAGTACTATCCGCGGAACTCTATCTCGCGAGACAGCCGAAGCACTACTCACTTGCAATGGGGGAGAGACGATAGGTTTCGACTTTCAGGAGAACGCCGTTGAGCCCCAACTCGACCACGGCCGCATCGCGGTGTTCACGGCGTTCTGCCTGCTAAGCCTGGCGCCGGCGCGGTGGGCGTTCTCGCGGCGGGTGGAGGGGGAGGCGTGATGCGGTTCCGGCTTACCACGCTGCTGTACGTGTTTGCGCTAATCGCGGTGGGCATCCGGATCTTCGGCGCCGCGGGGCTGTTGGTAGCGGCGCTCGTGCCGGGGTTTTGGTGGTGGGTGCGCGAATGGCTGCGGCGACCGCTGTTTGCCGCCACCTCTGTTGCACTGCTAGTTGCGACCGCAATCCTGGGCGCACTCGTTTTCCCCTTCGACACAGTGCGCACCCCGAGCTACCGCAACATGGAGGCGTCCGTAATCAAGCAGTGCGCTCTTGCCCTCGCAAGCTATCAACGGGACCACGGCGCCTTGCCGCCTCCCTGCACGAAGGACAAAAATGGGAAGCCGCTGCATAGCTGGCGGACGTTGCTGTTGCCCTACCTCGAGGAGCCAGAGCTCTACAAGAGGATCCGGCTAGACGAACCCTGGGACAGCCCAGCAAATCTAGCCGTGTTCGAGTCGACCCATGTATTGGGCCTGACGAGCCCGACCTTTCAACTCTACGGCTTGCCAGACGACGGGGCCTATTATCTAGCCGTTACCGGTGACGGCACGTTGTGGGGCCCGCCGCCTCTGGCGAACATGCAATCATGCGCCGCGGATCGTGTGCTGGTCGTGCAGACCGCGATCAAGCAAGCGAAGTGGTACGAACCGGTCGATCTGACAATCGACGAGTTCACAAGCCTGATGACGGGAGACGATCAGTACGAGATGAACACAGTCCACCAGGGATACTTCGCGACCAGCTACTGCCAGATTCGCAGACGACAAGGCCGAGCCGTCGCGATGAGAGATTGCTTAGTGCGGTTCGCAAATCGTACCAAAGATGCCGCCGCCGCCAGATCGCTCGTGCTCGTCACCGACGATCCGATCGAGGTCCACGAGATCGCCAACCTCGACTGGCCATCCAAGGGTACCGTCACGCGGCTCGTCGGGGTCCAGGTCCACTGGGGCCGCGTCTGGAACGTGGCGGTGTTTGTGGCGCTGGCGTTGCTCCCGGCGCGGTGGGTGTTCCGCCGACGCGCCGACGCGTAGGTCGGCAGCTATTGGGCTCTGGTGTGCTTGTTTGCTTGCGTCCTCTGTTCCTTCTCCGTGTCCTCTGTGACTCTGTGGTGAACCGTCCGTCGCTACTTCACTTCCAGCATCCGCTCCAGCGCCACCAGGCTCCAGCGCGCCGTCTCTTCATCTACCTCGATCACGTTCACGGGTGACCCCGCTTGCATATTCTCCAGGCTCCAACAGAGGTGCGCCAGATCGATGCGGTACATGGTGGCGCACATGCAGACCACCGGCGAGAGGAAGTACACCTCTTGTTCGGGGTGTTCTTGCTTGAGGCGGTTCACCAGGTGCAGCTCGGTGCCGATGGCCCACTTCGTGCCCGGGGGCGCCTCTTGGACCGTGCGGATGATCTTGCCGGTGGAGCCGGAGTAGTCGGCCAGCTCGAACACGTCGCGGGGGCACTCGGGGTGGACGAGGATCTGGATGCCCGGATGTTTTTCTCTAAGCGAGTGGACGTGCTCGGGGCGGAACATCTGGTGGACGCTGCAGTGGCCTTTCCAGAGGATGACCTTGCTCTTTTGCAGTTGCTGCTCCGTGCTTCCGCCCAGGCCGTCAAGGGCGTAGGGGTCCCACACCGGCATCTGGTCGAGCGGGATGCCCATCCCCATCGCGGTGTTGCGCCCCAGGTGCTGGTCCGGGAAGAACATGACTTTGTCGCCCCGCTTGAACGCCCACTCGATGGCGGCCCGGGCGTTGCTGCTGGTGCAGACGATGCCGCCGTGCCGGCCGACGAACGCCTTCAGGCTGGCGGCCGAGTTGATGTAGGTGACCGGGATCAGCCGCTGGGTGTCGATCACCTCGCCGAGCGCGTCCCAGGCGTCTTCGATCTGGGCGATGCCGGCCATGTCCGCCATCGAGCAGCCGGCCGCGAGGTCGGGGAGGACCACTTGGACACGCTCGCCGCCCCGCTCCGCGAGCTTCTCTGGGCGGTTGGCGAGGATGTCTGCGGTCTCCGCCATGAAGTGGACGCCGCAGAAGGCGATCATCCGGCAGTCCGTGCTGTCGGCCGCCATTTGGCTGAGCTGGTAGCTGTCTCCCCGCAGGTCGGCCCGGGCGATCACCTCGTCCTGCTGGTAGTGGTGCCCCAGGATCAGCAGCTTGGGGCCCAAATCGGCCCGCACGGCGTCGATCCGCTCGACCAGCTCGTCGTTGCTGAGCGATTTGTAGGGGGGGAGCGGGTGTGCGGATTCAAGCATCACGGTCATGACAGCAGCGCCAGCGGTTGGTACGGATCGGAGTCGGCGTCATTATACCCAATTTACAAACCGCAATAGCCGCAGGGCTACCGGGTGACTGCTCTAAAAGGGCGGTTGGCAGGTTGGGGAAAGTCTGCGGGGCAGTTTCGCCGATACTCTTCTGCGTATGCCGGATCCCACACCCACGCCCGAAAAGCCCCGGCCCCGCGACTTCCGCGAGCTGCCCCCGTACGCCCGCACGCTGCTGCAGGTGCGGGTGCAGGTGAGCGTGACGCTGGCGGCCAAGCGGCAGAAGGTGGAAGAAGTGATGGCCCTGGTGCCGGGGTCGCTGCTGATGTTCGACAAGCCTTGCGACGCGATGCTGGAGATGTCGGTCGGCGACCGCCCGTTTGCCGAGGGAGACGTGGTGAAGGTCGGCGAGAAGTTCGGCCTGCGGCTCGACCGCATGCTGATGCCCGACGAGCACTTTCTACCGGTGCGTCGGACGGGGTAGTGCTGCGGTCCGCGTTGGCTAAAAATGGAGGCAGGCACGCTGTCGCTTTTCGCTCCGATGCCGGGGCGGCGTACGACGTGCGACAACGAGCCAGTCCCCATTCTTAGCCCCCATGTCCGCGACGTACGACAAGCACGGCCTGCATTTTCTCTACCCGTCCGACTGGACGCTCGACGAGTCGAACGACGACGACGACGCGACCGCCCAGGTGACCGTCTTGGGCCGCGACACAGCGTTCTGGACCGTGAGCCTTTACAGCGGCCTGCTCGATACGCAGCAGACCGCCGCTGACCTGCTGTCGGCGATGCGCGAAGAGTACCCCGACCTGGAGTCGGAAGAAGTCAGCGAGCCCATCGGCGCCGTGCTGTTGGTCGGCAACGACATGCGGTTCACCTATTTGGACCTCACTAGCACGGCCCTCACTCGCGTCTTCCACCGCGGGCACGACACCTGCGTCGTGCTCTACCAGGCCGAGGACGAAGAGATGGAAGAGGTCGAGAGCGTGATGCGGGCGATGACGCTGAGCCTGGTCGGCGCCACCCCGGCGACGTGATGGAGCCGGAAGCGTCAGCGCTCGGAGTTTTGTCGCGCATGACCCTTCCTCCGGGCGCTGACGCTCCCGGCTCTACTCCATTTTCTTGTTGAGCAGCCGATCGCCCCACTCGGGAAACAGCCTCGAAAGCGCGAACAGCAGCCGCGCTTTCTTGGGAATCACCAGCTCCGCTTTCCGCTTATCGCAGGCAGCCAATATCTGCTCGGCGAGCCGCTGCGGGTCGAGGGCCCGCACCTTGGCGCCCCCGCCCGGTTTGCGGGCTTCGGGGGGGAGGTCGGCGGCCTGGTCTGCGTAGCGATCGGCGGAGTCGGCGCGGGCGATCGGGCCGGGGCAGACCAACAGCGTGTGCATCCCCTCGGGGCCGAGCTCCAGCCGCAACTGCTGGGCAAGGGCCGCCAGCGGGTGCTTGCTCACCGGGTAGGCGCCCAGAAACTTGGGGGCCACGTGCGTCGCCAGCGAGCCGATCAGCACCAGCGACCCGCGTGAGGCGACCAGCGACGGCGCCGCGGCCTGGGCCAGTTCGATGGCCGCCAGCGTGTTCAGCGCCAGCAGCGCCTCGAACTGTTCGCGGGGGGTGTCGACGACGCGACCGCGGGTCGACCGCCCCGCGGCGTGCACCACCAGGTCGAGCCGGCCGAACCGGGCGGCCGTCTCGTTCACCACGCGCGTCGCCTCGCCGCCGACCGCGAGGTCGGCCGACAGCGCTACCGCGCCGGGGAGCCCCGCGCACGCCTGCGCGAGTTGGGACTGGTTGCGGGCGACCAGCACCACGTCGGCCCCGCGCCGCCGGATCGCCCCGGCGATCGCCAGCCCCAGGCCCGCCGAACCGCCGGTCACGAGGGCGGTTTTGCCGGTCCAGTCGGGCATAAAGAACTGATGGGCACGTGGTCGGAACAGGACTAATGACCCAGGACCAAGCCTAGATGACCAAGGACGCCTGTCGGTCGCGTGCGCTGCTTGGTCATTCGGGCTTGGTCATTGGGGATTCCGGCTTCACGCGTCGGGGTGCGCCCCCGCCACGCTTCGCTATCAGTTAGACGACGATCTCGTACCCCTTCCGCTGCTTGCGCTGCTGCATCGCCTGGGCGATCGGGTCGCCGGTGATCTGCTCGCTGGCGGCGTCCCACGCCACGGGGCGGTTGAGCCGCCCCACGATGCCGGCCAGGTGGCAGGAGGTGATGGCGCGGTGGTGGCTGAAGACGTCTGAGATGGGCGTTTCGCGCGTGCGGATGCAGTCCACGAAGTCCTGCATGTGGTTCCAGGGCCGGCCCTTGCCGTGGACCTCGTCGACGGCGCCCTCGGGGAGCGGGTTGTCTTTCAGCTCCTCGACCGGTTTGCCGGTGACGCCGCCGCGGCTCACAAACAGCCGGCCCTTGGTCCCTTCGACCAGCAGCCCGTTGCGGGCTTCGCTGGTGAGGTTTACCTCGACCCCGTTGGGGAAGTCCATTTTGAACGCGAACCTCGTCGCGACCGAGTAGCGGTCGGTCTGCTTGGGGTTCCCCTGCTCGTCGAACTCGACCTGGTGCTCTGCCAGCGTCGGGGTGACGAGCGTCGGGCCTTGGCCGTCGCCGTTCTGGCCGATCAGCCACTGGCAGATGTCCATGTGGTGGGCGCCCCAGTCGGTGAGCTTGCCGCCGGAGTAGGCGTACCACCAGCGGAACTCGTAGTGCCCGTTGCTGGCGTCGGCGCCGCCGTCGCCGCCGGACTTCTTGCCGTACCAACGCTTGAGGTCTTTGCCGAAGCGGTACTCCACGGCCGGCGCCTGGCCGAGCCACATGTCCCAGTTGAGCGTGCTGGGGGCCTCCGCCACGGGGAGCGCCTCGCTGTAGGGCGCCTGATCGATGCCGACGGTCACGCGCTCCAGGTCGCCCAGCCGGCCGGCCCGAACCAGCGCGATCGCCTCGCTAAACTGCCGGTCTGAACGCTGCTGCGTGCCGACCTGGAACACCCGCTTCGTATCGCGGGCGACCTTGCAGATCAGCTTGCCCTCGTCGATGGTGAGCGTCAGCGGCTTCTCGCAGTAGACGTCCTTGCCGGCCTGCATCGCCTCGATGGCGATCTTCGTGTGCCAGTGGTCGGGGACGCCGATGGTCACCGCGTCGATGTCCTTGCGTTCCAGCAGCCGGCGGTAGTCCTCAACAGTGTTGATCTTCTGGTTGTGGTTCTTCTCCATGACGCCGGCGAACCGGGCGGCCCGAGCGCTGTCGACGTCCGCCGCGGCGACCATCTTCCCCAGGCCGGCCGCCTGGTTGGCGATGCCGCTCCCCTGACCGCCGAGGCCGATCGCGGCGAACGCGGGCAGGTCGCTCGGCGCCGTGGCTTCGGCCGCCAACGAGGAAGAAGTCCACCAATACGGGGCCGTCGCTGCGGCGAGCGAACCCTGCAGGAACTGGCGACGGGACGCGGAGTTGCTGCTTGGCATGGTGGGGGGCTGGGCAAGGGGTGGAGCGGGAATCGGAGCGACCGTCTTAGTCTAGCCAGCACAGAAACCGTTCTCCAGCGGTAGGCGACCGGGGGCCGAGCCCCCGGCGTGCCATAGGGCGCCGCCGGCATTCCCAACCCACTAGCATTCCCAGCCCGCCACTATCCGCGCACAATAGGGCCCGTCCCCGCCCCCCCGCCCCGACCCCGCCACACGCCCGCCATGTTTACGTCGACCGAAATCCGCGGCCGCGCCCGCACCAAGATCATCGCCACGCTCGGCCCGGCCTCTTCGGACCCGAAGATGATCGCCGCCCTGGCCCGCGCCGGCGCGGACGTGTTCCGCCTGAACATGGCCCACGGCGGCCCCGAGGAGCAGCAGCCCAAGGTCGACGCCATCCGCGCCGTCAGCGAAGAGATCGACCTCCCGCTGGGGATCCTGGCGGACCTGGGGGGCCCCAAGATACGCCTGGGCGACGTCGAAGGAGACCGCATGCTGTGCGAGACCGACGCCGAGTTCTTCTTTGTCGAGGGCGACGTCTCCAGCGCCCCCAACGAGCTCACCTGCACCTACGAGCCGCTGGTCGAAGAGCTGTCGGTGGGAGACATGGTGATGCTGGCCGACGGCACCGTGAGCATGCGGGTGGAGCAGAAGCTCGCCGACCGGGTCCGCACGCGCGTGATCCAACGCGGCGTGATCCGCAGCCGGCAAGGGATCAACCTCCCCGACGTGCGGCTCAGCGCGCCGGCCATTAGCGTCGTCGACCACCAGCACGCCCTGTGGGCCGCCAAGGCGGGGGTCGACTTCGTGAGCCTCAGCTTCGTGCGGGCGCCCGACGAGGTGCGTGCGTTGCGAGACATCCTCCGCTCCGCGGGGAGCAAGGCGCCGGTGGTGTCGAAGATCGAGAAGCGCGAGGCGATCGAGCGTCTGGACGAGATCATCGAGGCGTCCGACGCGGTGATGGTGGCCCGTGGCGACCTGGGGGTCGAGATCGACGTGGCGCAGATGCCGGTCGAGCAGAAGCGGATCGTCAACACCTGCCACCGCTACCAGAAGCCGGCGATCATCGCCACGCAGATGCTGGACAGCATGCACGAATCGACCCGCCCCAAGCGGAGCGAGGTGACCGACGTGGCCAACGCGGTGCTCGACGGCGCCGACGCCTGCATGCTGAGCGGCGAGACCGCCATCGGCAAGTACCCGCTCGAGGCGGTGCAGATGATGAACCGCATCTGCCTGGCGATCGAGGAGAGCATCGCGGGTCGCCCCCCGAAGGCGGACGCCAACCCGAAGCCGACGCTCCACCCCATCACCCGGGCCGTGGTGCAGGGCGCCGGCGAGATGGCCTACAGCCTCAAGGCGAAGCTGGTGTTCTGCGCCAGCCACTCGGGCGCCACGGCGCTGGGCCTCTCGCAGCAGCGCAGCTTCGTGCCGACCATCGGCGTGAGCACCAGCGAGAAGACGCTGCGGAAGATGAGCCTGTACTGGGGGGTCACCCCGCTACGCCACGCCCCGGCGCAAGACATGCAGCAGCTCATCCGCCACGCCGACCGCTGGGCGTGCAGCGTGGGGCTGGCCAAGAAGGGAGACCGCATCGTCATCGTCGGCGGCAGCCACCTCGCCGCGGGCCCCGAGCAGAAAGAGATGGCCCGCGGGGTGCACGATATTGTGATCGTGCACGAGGTGGAGGGGGAGTAGCGCGAACAGGTAGCGTAGCAGTAAAGATCGTTCATCCGCTCGAAAGGCTTTGGTGTGCCCGCTACACATTTGCTCATCTACCGTGATGAAGACGATGTGCCGCTTGCCACGTGGTTCCGTGAACTCAATGCGAGAAATCGCCCTGCGGCAGCCAAGTGTATCGCCTTGATTGGCTTACTCGAATCGTTTGGAAGCGAGCTCAGGCGACCGCGAGCCGACTACCTCAGCGACGGCGTTTACGAGCTGCGAACGGAGGTCCGCGGCGTAAACTACCGAATCCTGTACGGTTTTGTTGGCAAGAATGTCGCACTCCTCAGCCACGGGTTGACGAAAGAAGGTAAGATTAAGGCGAAGGAGATCGATCTGGCCGTCGCTCGACTCGAGCGCGTGCGGAACGACCCTGATCGGTTCACCGCGAGCGTGGAAGAATTGAGATGAAACGCACCACCGACGCGATGCAGGTCCTGAAGCGAGTGACCGGGATCGATCCGAACACCGATGCTCAGGTGCAGCAGTATCGACGCGCGATGCAACTGGGGCAGGTCGCGCACGACGCCAGGACGGACGCCGGCCTTACCGAGCATCAGCTTGCTGGAATCGTTGGAGTCGAGCCGCGTGTGATCCTCGACCTAGAGGCCGCGGAGTATGA from Pirellulimonas nuda includes:
- a CDS encoding DUF1559 family PulG-like putative transporter produces the protein MRFRIATLLYVIALIAVSIATCGPRGILAAAMVFGGWVLVLWSTPPKSVGIVPKVLGVFLLVAGALVVKLLPAIDSARSSAGSGYCLYQIQQVALAVLAFDAANGGPPSPIVRSGSGEELHSWRTLLLPHVGQNSLYQRIDLTKAWNAPANRAATSLPVEEYRCSAAKPGSSTTSYHAIVDDRTVWSAKKTSLASIPDGAANTIMLIEADLGAEWAEPRDLSFVEAVDLLTGAIEWRSHSSHTWDHSLFYHPAPVLHVVFADGHISTIRGTLSRETAEALLTCNGGETIGFDFQENAVEPQLDHGRIAVFTAFCLLSLAPARWAFSRRVEGEA
- a CDS encoding DUF1559 family PulG-like putative transporter, whose protein sequence is MRFRLTTLLYVFALIAVGIRIFGAAGLLVAALVPGFWWWVREWLRRPLFAATSVALLVATAILGALVFPFDTVRTPSYRNMEASVIKQCALALASYQRDHGALPPPCTKDKNGKPLHSWRTLLLPYLEEPELYKRIRLDEPWDSPANLAVFESTHVLGLTSPTFQLYGLPDDGAYYLAVTGDGTLWGPPPLANMQSCAADRVLVVQTAIKQAKWYEPVDLTIDEFTSLMTGDDQYEMNTVHQGYFATSYCQIRRRQGRAVAMRDCLVRFANRTKDAAAARSLVLVTDDPIEVHEIANLDWPSKGTVTRLVGVQVHWGRVWNVAVFVALALLPARWVFRRRADA
- the nadA gene encoding quinolinate synthase NadA, giving the protein MTVMLESAHPLPPYKSLSNDELVERIDAVRADLGPKLLILGHHYQQDEVIARADLRGDSYQLSQMAADSTDCRMIAFCGVHFMAETADILANRPEKLAERGGERVQVVLPDLAAGCSMADMAGIAQIEDAWDALGEVIDTQRLIPVTYINSAASLKAFVGRHGGIVCTSSNARAAIEWAFKRGDKVMFFPDQHLGRNTAMGMGIPLDQMPVWDPYALDGLGGSTEQQLQKSKVILWKGHCSVHQMFRPEHVHSLREKHPGIQILVHPECPRDVFELADYSGSTGKIIRTVQEAPPGTKWAIGTELHLVNRLKQEHPEQEVYFLSPVVCMCATMYRIDLAHLCWSLENMQAGSPVNVIEVDEETARWSLVALERMLEVK
- a CDS encoding FliM/FliN family flagellar motor C-terminal domain-containing protein, whose product is MPDPTPTPEKPRPRDFRELPPYARTLLQVRVQVSVTLAAKRQKVEEVMALVPGSLLMFDKPCDAMLEMSVGDRPFAEGDVVKVGEKFGLRLDRMLMPDEHFLPVRRTG
- a CDS encoding SDR family NAD(P)-dependent oxidoreductase; translated protein: MPDWTGKTALVTGGSAGLGLAIAGAIRRRGADVVLVARNQSQLAQACAGLPGAVALSADLAVGGEATRVVNETAARFGRLDLVVHAAGRSTRGRVVDTPREQFEALLALNTLAAIELAQAAAPSLVASRGSLVLIGSLATHVAPKFLGAYPVSKHPLAALAQQLRLELGPEGMHTLLVCPGPIARADSADRYADQAADLPPEARKPGGGAKVRALDPQRLAEQILAACDKRKAELVIPKKARLLFALSRLFPEWGDRLLNKKME
- a CDS encoding Gfo/Idh/MocA family protein; the protein is MPSSNSASRRQFLQGSLAAATAPYWWTSSSLAAEATAPSDLPAFAAIGLGGQGSGIANQAAGLGKMVAAADVDSARAARFAGVMEKNHNQKINTVEDYRRLLERKDIDAVTIGVPDHWHTKIAIEAMQAGKDVYCEKPLTLTIDEGKLICKVARDTKRVFQVGTQQRSDRQFSEAIALVRAGRLGDLERVTVGIDQAPYSEALPVAEAPSTLNWDMWLGQAPAVEYRFGKDLKRWYGKKSGGDGGADASNGHYEFRWWYAYSGGKLTDWGAHHMDICQWLIGQNGDGQGPTLVTPTLAEHQVEFDEQGNPKQTDRYSVATRFAFKMDFPNGVEVNLTSEARNGLLVEGTKGRLFVSRGGVTGKPVEELKDNPLPEGAVDEVHGKGRPWNHMQDFVDCIRTRETPISDVFSHHRAITSCHLAGIVGRLNRPVAWDAASEQITGDPIAQAMQQRKQRKGYEIVV
- the pyk gene encoding pyruvate kinase, whose translation is MFTSTEIRGRARTKIIATLGPASSDPKMIAALARAGADVFRLNMAHGGPEEQQPKVDAIRAVSEEIDLPLGILADLGGPKIRLGDVEGDRMLCETDAEFFFVEGDVSSAPNELTCTYEPLVEELSVGDMVMLADGTVSMRVEQKLADRVRTRVIQRGVIRSRQGINLPDVRLSAPAISVVDHQHALWAAKAGVDFVSLSFVRAPDEVRALRDILRSAGSKAPVVSKIEKREAIERLDEIIEASDAVMVARGDLGVEIDVAQMPVEQKRIVNTCHRYQKPAIIATQMLDSMHESTRPKRSEVTDVANAVLDGADACMLSGETAIGKYPLEAVQMMNRICLAIEESIAGRPPKADANPKPTLHPITRAVVQGAGEMAYSLKAKLVFCASHSGATALGLSQQRSFVPTIGVSTSEKTLRKMSLYWGVTPLRHAPAQDMQQLIRHADRWACSVGLAKKGDRIVIVGGSHLAAGPEQKEMARGVHDIVIVHEVEGE
- a CDS encoding type II toxin-antitoxin system RelE/ParE family toxin, producing MLIYRDEDDVPLATWFRELNARNRPAAAKCIALIGLLESFGSELRRPRADYLSDGVYELRTEVRGVNYRILYGFVGKNVALLSHGLTKEGKIKAKEIDLAVARLERVRNDPDRFTASVEELR
- a CDS encoding helix-turn-helix domain-containing protein, with amino-acid sequence MKRTTDAMQVLKRVTGIDPNTDAQVQQYRRAMQLGQVAHDARTDAGLTEHQLAGIVGVEPRVILDLEAAEYEGDALSLLDGIAKALNKRVEIRLEPATGDPVAH